The following coding sequences lie in one Egibacteraceae bacterium genomic window:
- a CDS encoding molybdopterin-binding protein, whose amino-acid sequence MTARLRVSILVIGDEILGGFVADTNSGWLAQRLQTVGVPLDRVVTIPDDVSAIDEALQTELARTRPRVLLTSGGIGSTPDDVTVEAVATSLGRGLEVHPDLDARITASLARTEAAGVPVSDEHAQSLRTMARVPGGAYLLRTAADQATALSPGVAVDVDGGSGADGGATIVILPGIPSLLQRITIDSVEPALLAGRGRPDHVVERTHGYPESTLTPMLQRLTATFPDVHVGSYPGRECLVRLQGPRARVEAADAVLAAYLEQLAADPASDGLRDLWQSRWRD is encoded by the coding sequence ATGACGGCCAGGCTGCGGGTCTCCATTCTCGTGATCGGCGACGAGATCCTCGGTGGGTTCGTCGCGGACACGAACTCCGGCTGGCTGGCGCAGCGCCTGCAGACCGTCGGCGTGCCCCTCGACCGCGTGGTGACGATCCCCGACGACGTGTCCGCGATCGACGAGGCACTGCAGACCGAGCTCGCCCGCACCCGCCCGCGGGTGCTGCTCACCTCCGGGGGCATCGGCTCGACGCCCGACGACGTCACGGTCGAGGCCGTGGCCACCAGCCTGGGTCGCGGGCTGGAGGTCCACCCGGACCTCGACGCGCGGATCACCGCAAGCCTAGCGCGCACCGAGGCCGCGGGAGTCCCCGTGTCGGACGAGCACGCGCAGTCGCTGCGCACGATGGCGCGGGTCCCCGGCGGTGCCTACCTGCTGCGCACGGCCGCTGACCAGGCGACCGCCCTCAGCCCAGGTGTGGCCGTCGACGTGGACGGGGGCAGCGGCGCCGACGGCGGGGCCACGATCGTGATCCTGCCCGGCATCCCCTCGCTGCTGCAGCGCATCACCATCGACAGCGTCGAGCCGGCGCTGCTGGCCGGTCGCGGCCGGCCCGACCACGTGGTGGAGCGCACCCACGGCTACCCCGAGTCCACCCTCACGCCGATGCTGCAGCGCCTGACGGCCACGTTCCCCGACGTGCACGTCGGCTCCTATCCGGGACGCGAGTGCCTCGTCCGGCTCCAGGGGCCGCGGGCCCGCGTCGAGGCCGCCGATGCCGTCCTGGCAGCCTACCTGGAACAGCTCGCCGCCGACCCCGCCAGCGACGGGCTCCGCGACCTGTGGCAGAGCCGCTGGCGCGACTGA
- the mca gene encoding mycothiol conjugate amidase Mca — translation PTRHSRESPPQAPAIHVSGLHAMFVHAHPDDESSKGAATMARYAKEGYRVSVVTCTDGMAGEILNPAMDRPGVAERMAEIREEELARALAVLGVTEQHWLGYPDSGYVADFDGDGSVLAPDCFYNAPVDQATGRLVRLIRAERPDVVVTYPEGGGYPHPDHIRCHDISAAAFDAAGDPDRYPEAGAPWQPRKLYYVGAFNRRKVEALHAACADHGIESPFAGWLERFDPDEDDPTTTSVDVGDYLPQRTQALLAHATQIDPESMWFRVPDEVVRDVYPFEDFELARSLVDTELPESSLFTGLEP, via the coding sequence GCCCCACCCGGCACAGCAGAGAATCGCCTCCGCAAGCTCCGGCGATTCACGTCTCAGGCCTGCACGCGATGTTCGTCCACGCCCACCCCGACGACGAGTCCTCCAAGGGCGCCGCCACCATGGCGCGCTACGCCAAGGAGGGCTACCGGGTGTCGGTGGTCACCTGCACGGACGGGATGGCGGGCGAGATCCTCAACCCCGCCATGGATCGTCCCGGCGTGGCCGAGCGCATGGCCGAGATCCGCGAGGAGGAGCTGGCCCGGGCGCTCGCCGTGCTCGGCGTCACCGAGCAGCACTGGCTCGGCTACCCCGACTCCGGGTACGTGGCCGACTTCGACGGCGACGGCAGCGTGCTCGCCCCCGACTGCTTCTACAACGCGCCGGTGGACCAGGCGACCGGCCGGCTGGTGCGGCTGATCCGCGCCGAGCGCCCCGACGTCGTGGTGACCTATCCCGAGGGCGGCGGGTACCCCCACCCCGACCACATCCGCTGCCACGACATCAGCGCCGCCGCGTTCGATGCCGCCGGTGACCCGGACCGCTACCCCGAGGCCGGCGCCCCCTGGCAGCCGCGCAAGCTGTACTACGTCGGTGCGTTCAACCGCCGCAAGGTCGAGGCCCTGCACGCCGCCTGTGCCGACCACGGCATCGAGTCGCCGTTCGCCGGGTGGCTCGAGCGCTTCGACCCCGACGAGGACGATCCCACCACGACCTCGGTGGACGTCGGCGACTACCTCCCGCAGCGCACCCAGGCCCTGCTCGCCCACGCGACCCAGATCGATCCCGAGAGCATGTGGTTCCGGGTCCCCGACGAGGTCGTCCGCGACGTGTACCCCTTCGAGGACTTCGAGCTCGCCCGCAGTCTCGTGGACACCGAGCTGCCGGAGTCCTCGCTGTTCACCGGGCTCGAACCCTGA
- a CDS encoding NAD(P)/FAD-dependent oxidoreductase, translated as MVGAGPNGLTAAVTLARAGRSVLVLEAADTIGGGARSGALTLPGFTHDLCSSVHPLGATSPVFTRLPLAEHGLRWRHADVPLAHPLDGGRAAVLHRSLPATADGLSADGPAWARLMGPLVRAWDDVTAHLEHPVRLPRHPVALGLSGLRALRSAGGLARAAFDDEPARALFAGLAGHAVLPFDVAGTAGFGLVLAGGAHTVGWPLAEGGSQAIVDALAAHLRALGGSVQTGHAVRRLADVPPCRATLFDVSPRQLLAIAGDRLSGPYRRALGRFHHGPGVCKVDWALDGPVPWTAAACRGAGTVHVGGHLEEIAAAEEAVGRGEHPERPFVLVVQASVADPTRAPAGQHTLWAYCHVPNGSTVDVTERIERQIERFAPGFRDRVLARVTRTAADMEGDNANYIGGDIAGGAHTLRQIAARPAPRLRPHRTSNPALLLCSASTPPGAGVHGLCGYHAARSALTGVLR; from the coding sequence GTGGTCGGCGCGGGCCCGAACGGCCTGACGGCGGCGGTGACCCTCGCGCGTGCCGGTCGCTCCGTGCTCGTGCTCGAGGCCGCCGACACCATCGGCGGCGGCGCCCGGTCGGGGGCGCTGACGCTGCCGGGGTTCACCCACGACCTGTGCTCGTCGGTCCACCCGCTCGGGGCCACGTCACCGGTGTTCACCCGTCTTCCGCTGGCCGAGCACGGGTTGCGGTGGCGCCACGCCGACGTGCCGCTGGCCCACCCCTTGGACGGCGGCCGCGCCGCCGTGCTGCACCGGTCGCTGCCGGCCACGGCCGACGGCCTCAGCGCAGACGGGCCCGCGTGGGCGCGCCTCATGGGCCCGCTCGTGCGCGCATGGGACGACGTCACCGCCCACCTCGAGCACCCCGTGCGCCTGCCCCGCCACCCCGTGGCCCTGGGGCTCTCCGGGCTGCGCGCCCTGCGCTCGGCGGGGGGGCTCGCCCGCGCTGCCTTCGACGACGAGCCGGCGCGGGCGCTGTTCGCCGGGCTGGCCGGCCACGCCGTGCTGCCGTTCGATGTGGCCGGCACCGCCGGCTTCGGGCTGGTGCTCGCCGGGGGCGCCCACACCGTGGGCTGGCCGTTGGCCGAGGGTGGCTCGCAGGCGATCGTCGACGCGCTCGCCGCGCACCTGCGCGCGCTCGGCGGGTCGGTGCAGACCGGTCACGCCGTGCGCCGCCTCGCCGACGTGCCTCCCTGCCGCGCGACGCTGTTCGACGTCAGCCCCCGCCAGCTGCTGGCGATCGCCGGCGACCGGCTGAGCGGGCCCTACCGGCGGGCCCTGGGCCGCTTCCACCACGGTCCCGGCGTCTGCAAGGTCGACTGGGCACTGGACGGCCCGGTGCCGTGGACCGCCGCGGCCTGCCGGGGTGCGGGCACCGTGCACGTGGGTGGCCACCTGGAGGAGATCGCCGCGGCGGAGGAGGCGGTCGGCCGCGGCGAGCACCCGGAGCGCCCCTTCGTCCTGGTGGTGCAGGCCAGCGTCGCCGACCCCACCCGTGCCCCGGCCGGCCAGCACACGCTGTGGGCGTACTGCCACGTGCCGAACGGCTCCACCGTGGACGTGACCGAGCGCATCGAGCGCCAGATCGAGCGCTTCGCCCCCGGCTTCCGCGACCGGGTGCTCGCCCGCGTCACCCGCACCGCCGCCGACATGGAGGGCGACAACGCCAACTACATCGGGGGCGACATCGCCGGCGGCGCGCACACCCTGCGCCAGATCGCCGCACGGCCGGCGCCCCGCCTGCGCCCGCACCGCACGTCCAACCCTGCGCTGTTGCTCTGCTCGGCGTCCACCCCCCCGGGCGCCGGGGTGCACGGGCTGTGCGGCTACCACGCCGCCCGCTCGGCGCTGACCGGCGTGCTGCGCTGA
- a CDS encoding succinylglutamate desuccinylase/aspartoacylase family protein — MVDLYHRFDGYDDGKVLLEGSDEDVLVALEGKPALLRIPGTDRTPRARFVACLLHGNEDSGYRAVLQTLRTGVRHPFDLWVFIGNVRAASQAGWFANRYLDDQEDFNRVWGRHPPTTRMRRCADAVLAELSEVDLEACVDLHNNTGYNPHYAIVPVRTPASLTLAAACADTVLLWNLEAHTLMEALSRHCPTVAVECGLPNVPGNTVFARQVLDRFVGAVFTGTPRAPERMLEMRVRVEVRPEVPFSVGLALSDEIDFVLRPGLDTHNFGMLLAGTELGHVHPGTAMPLRATDMGGTEVTERFFTLDDAGVVAVGEDLTPVMMTTTVVQIRRDCLFYIARNC, encoded by the coding sequence ATGGTCGATCTCTACCACCGGTTCGACGGCTATGACGACGGCAAGGTCCTCCTGGAGGGCAGCGACGAGGACGTCCTCGTCGCGCTGGAGGGCAAGCCGGCGTTGCTGCGCATCCCCGGCACCGACCGCACCCCGCGGGCGCGCTTCGTGGCGTGCCTGCTGCACGGCAACGAGGACTCCGGATACCGAGCCGTGCTGCAGACCCTGCGCACCGGCGTGCGCCACCCGTTCGACCTGTGGGTGTTCATCGGCAACGTGCGTGCCGCCAGCCAGGCGGGCTGGTTCGCCAACCGCTACCTCGACGACCAAGAGGACTTCAACCGGGTCTGGGGTCGTCATCCGCCGACGACGCGCATGCGCCGGTGCGCGGACGCCGTGCTGGCCGAGCTGAGCGAGGTCGACCTCGAGGCCTGCGTCGACCTGCACAACAACACCGGGTACAACCCCCACTACGCGATCGTGCCGGTGCGCACGCCGGCCAGCCTGACGCTGGCCGCGGCCTGCGCGGACACGGTGCTGCTGTGGAACCTGGAGGCGCACACCCTGATGGAGGCGCTGTCCCGCCACTGCCCCACGGTGGCCGTGGAGTGCGGTCTGCCCAACGTGCCCGGCAACACCGTGTTCGCGCGACAGGTCCTGGACCGCTTCGTCGGCGCGGTGTTCACCGGCACGCCCCGTGCCCCCGAGCGGATGCTCGAGATGCGGGTCCGCGTCGAGGTGCGTCCCGAGGTGCCGTTCTCGGTCGGGCTCGCCCTGAGCGACGAGATCGACTTCGTGCTGCGGCCGGGTCTGGACACCCACAACTTCGGGATGCTGCTGGCCGGCACGGAGCTCGGGCACGTCCATCCGGGGACGGCGATGCCCCTGCGCGCGACCGACATGGGGGGCACCGAGGTCACCGAGCGCTTCTTCACCCTCGACGACGCCGGGGTGGTGGCGGTCGGCGAGGACCTGACGCCGGTGATGATGACCACCACCGTGGTCCAGATCCGCCGGGACTGCCTGTTCTACATCGCCCGCAACTGCTGA
- a CDS encoding glutathione S-transferase C-terminal domain-containing protein, with product MPQELTIDADGAFVRSPGRFDERITADPDARWPVEPDRYRLAVSLACPWANRAIIVRRLLGLERVISMAVADPIQDERSWRFTLDPDGRDPVLGIRYLSEAYAAADPAYDGGVSVPAIVDVASGQVVTNDYHQITLDLMTQWTAHHRDGAPDLYPDALRDEIDEVMDLVYRDVNDAVYRAGFAQRQASYERAYEALFARLDWLTERLADRRYLVGDHITEADVRLFTTLARFDAVYHNHFKCNREKLAENPVLWGYARDLFQTPGFGDTIDFDHIKRHYYLVHTQLNPSGVVPAGPDPTRWREPHDRERLGGTPFGAGTPPPGA from the coding sequence ATGCCCCAGGAACTCACCATCGACGCCGACGGCGCCTTCGTGCGCTCCCCCGGGCGCTTCGACGAGCGCATCACCGCCGACCCGGACGCGCGGTGGCCCGTGGAACCCGACCGCTACCGGCTGGCGGTCAGCCTCGCCTGCCCGTGGGCGAACCGCGCCATCATCGTGCGCCGCCTGCTCGGCCTGGAGCGTGTCATCTCCATGGCCGTCGCCGATCCCATCCAGGACGAGCGCAGCTGGCGCTTCACGCTCGACCCCGACGGCCGCGACCCGGTGCTCGGCATCCGGTACCTGTCCGAGGCGTACGCCGCCGCGGACCCCGCCTACGACGGGGGCGTCAGCGTCCCCGCGATCGTCGACGTGGCGTCCGGCCAGGTGGTGACCAACGACTACCACCAGATCACCCTCGACCTGATGACGCAGTGGACCGCCCACCACCGCGACGGGGCGCCCGACCTGTACCCCGACGCCCTGCGCGACGAGATCGACGAGGTGATGGACCTCGTCTACCGCGACGTGAACGACGCGGTGTACCGGGCGGGGTTCGCGCAGCGCCAGGCCAGCTACGAACGTGCCTACGAGGCCCTGTTCGCCCGCCTGGACTGGCTGACCGAGCGGCTGGCCGACCGCCGGTACCTCGTCGGGGACCACATCACCGAGGCGGACGTGCGCCTGTTCACCACCCTCGCCCGGTTCGATGCGGTGTACCACAACCACTTCAAGTGCAACCGCGAGAAGCTGGCCGAGAACCCGGTGCTGTGGGGGTACGCCCGCGACCTCTTCCAGACCCCCGGCTTCGGCGACACGATCGACTTCGACCACATCAAGCGGCACTACTACCTCGTGCACACCCAGCTCAACCCGTCTGGCGTGGTCCCCGCGGGGCCCGACCCGACCCGGTGGCGCGAGCCGCACGACCGTGAGCGGCTCGGGGGCACGCCGTTCGGCGCCGGCACCCCGCCACCCGGCGCGTAG
- a CDS encoding SRPBCC family protein has product MRHPARTTPALPAGTVVTASSTAPPDAVWALLADPVRWPEWAPHIRRVTIARGHEARPPLLAAGQLLVVHGAGPVGVRVRITHVDRGRRWDWTVRLPGPWTLQTAHVVERDRDGSRMLFAQRVDGPAAAIANWPARTAYAPLARTALRRLARLAESG; this is encoded by the coding sequence ATGCGGCACCCGGCACGCACGACTCCCGCACTGCCCGCCGGCACGGTCGTGACCGCGTCGTCCACCGCGCCGCCCGACGCGGTGTGGGCGCTGCTGGCCGATCCGGTCCGCTGGCCCGAGTGGGCGCCCCACATCCGCCGGGTGACGATCGCCCGCGGCCACGAGGCCCGGCCGCCACTGCTGGCCGCCGGGCAGCTGCTCGTCGTGCACGGGGCCGGGCCGGTGGGGGTGCGTGTCCGGATCACCCACGTGGATCGGGGCCGGCGGTGGGACTGGACCGTGCGCCTGCCGGGCCCGTGGACGCTGCAGACCGCACACGTCGTGGAACGCGATCGGGACGGCTCCCGGATGCTGTTTGCCCAACGCGTCGACGGCCCGGCCGCGGCAATCGCGAACTGGCCGGCGCGCACCGCCTACGCGCCCCTCGCCCGGACCGCCCTGCGCCGACTGGCGCGCCTCGCGGAATCGGGCTAG